The window ACTTAACGAGTGCTTAATTGTCATCctttgttgatattgtgttcgGCTTTCAGCGATAGAAAAACGAGtttatgtttcaaaaaaaattatgaggAAAAAGAAGTTTTGAAAGTTATGTCAAGCCATGTTTTGTTTCGAACTTTTCCTATTTGATTGTCTAGCAAGGGCGAGATGTCCCTACTGGGCAGGAGTTTCGTGAATTCATTTCACTAGGATTTTGTGAATtcgtttcaccaggagtttTGTGAATTTGGTTCACCAGGAGTTTCGTGAATTCATTTCACCAGGAGTTTTGTGAATTCCGTTCATCAGGAGTTTCGTGAATTTGTTTCACCATGAGTTTTGTGAATTCATTTCACTAGGAGTTTCGTGAATTTatttcaccaggagtttgtGAATTCGTTTCACCAGgatttttgtaaatttgtttcaccaggagtttcGTGAATTTATTTCACTAGGAGTTTGTGAATGATTCACCAGGAgttttgtgaatttgtttcaCGAGGAgttttgtgaatttgtttcaccaggagtttcGTGAATTTATTTCACTAGGAGTTAGTTCAAATACGACATATGTTCCAGGAAAATAGATCGGCATATcgttttttataaaagaaaagaaaattgattttgtgttcTCGAATCTTTTACTTAAAAGCCAGAGTTTACTCAGGAGTGACTTGACAAAACtagtttttatgaaaatatatttcggCACGTATCCACTGAGTAAaccaagtactcagccctgcatatgttttaaaaatgtgcaggttgagtaGTGATGACGGTGGACAGTGTTGAGCACAAGCGATGAAGATCCTTTGATAGAATAGTACTTGGATGCGTTGTATCTCCATACACGATGTCATCTGCTCTAGACTCTTCCGTTACAATGTAAAAGTCGTGATTTCATTCTCTTGTATCATGCACTCTGATATATCATTCGATTTATTAAGTGTATGTTAAGTTGTGCCACagttttttcctttcttccccgcttctttcaTCCTCCCCTAGTCGAGATCAACCGGACGTTCTATCTGTAGAAATTGCGGTTGTGACACGGACCCTCAACTCGGCACTCGTCATTGAAGAGATGTGATGTTTGCTTTTGAACCCTGTAATGAACTGCCCTTTCCATGCCCTTGGGCAGTTCCTCCACTCCTAGTGCATGCAATCGATGTTGTCCATCATCCTAGGAAAACCGTGCACACTCCCGTGCATTTGTAGCAGTCTCTGGCGGTCCTCGGCGGTTGGCTTCCGTGGATACTCTGGACCGAAGATGTCTTGGATGCCCTTACAAAACTGCCTCGAAACCTATAGGCTTGTCGTCTCACCCATCTGCAGGTATTCCTCGAACTTTTCTGTTGGCCTGACATATGCAAGTTGTCTAATAGCTGCGGTGCACTTCTGAAACATCGAGAGCCCGATCTGGCCGGTCGCATCACGTCAGAGGGTGAAGCACCTGTATCGCCCAACCAATGACGTTGCTATATGAGTGAAGAGTCGTTGCGACATTCTGAAACATCAACGGAAAACCTCTGGTGGATAACCGGGGGTTATCGCCATAATAGTCAACCCTCAGCCGCCGGTTAGCCACGACGTGGTCATAACGGATTGTTCACCGATGATGGATCAGACGAAGGACCGCTGTCGGTGTCTCTCGCTCCGCTTCCTCATCAGCTTCCTGCTGCACCTCTTCAACTAGAGAATCAAACGCTTCATCCCACACTTGTTGATAATCGTCATTATCCATTTTTTGAAAGTGAAATATAGAACATTTTAGAAGAGTGGATATTAGAATGGTGTAAAAATAATGAGAGGGAATGGgtgtatatatagaaataaagaagaaaaacaaaatttgaaaaacgtCGACGGCCGCCGAGGCTCTCAGGGCCGTGCAATAGGACGTCACAGCGTGCGCCGAGCTTCCGGTCCCACCACCTCTTCCGCACCGAGTAGTCGGCGCATGGCCTACATGCCCACCCGCCATGGCCTTTGAACATAAACAGTCtttggactttaaaaatattgttggaAGTCCTGAATTTAGCGTATAATTACATCCATGgtattttttcactatttaaGCTAATTTCCGACCAAAAATACCTCCAAGGGCATGAaggaaatttttaaatttagataGAATTGGATTGGGGCAACACTGTAATTTACTATCtctcaattataaaataaaatattgttacacAACTTTATACAATACTATAAGCCATATTTGGTTGACGTGAAAGTAAAGTTGACAAAGAAAATGATTCACAGAAAAATGAATCCGGGAATATAATTCCTAATAACttactatatttgatttaattcaCTAAACTAAAACTATAATAACTactttctaaataaaataataatagtaatatattctcaataaactattaattaaaaacataatgataataattatactagtattatatttattattatgatgcataatttaaatgtgaattatccatcataataataaatagtataatataattatatttatagtgatatattatatttttataattataattatttgcttgagtaatatttaaaatttaatatttcactatgactttattgattacttattaaaatttataaataataataataataatagtaataataataataataataataataatataactcatggtttaattaattacattataatcatttaaataatgttaattattataattataattataaatataataatattattaataatataggttttactattatatttgtaATTGTAGTTACCgattatattgaaattaagtatgagttcaaattttaaattattttagaaaaatttaattaattagggtttCCCTAAATCCTAAAtcctaaatttaattaattaattaattataacaataatcataataatattgataaaattatatttcattccATTAAATACCTTAATATGTAAAAATCTTACAACTGGGAAAAGAATAACGAGAAATAGTTAGGGATCAGAATTCCTAGAAattgtactactccctccgtcccacaaaagatgacacactttcctttttagtttgtcccacaaaagatgtcacatttccctttttggaaaaagttctctctcacatgaatataaaaatatattttctctctccatttaacacacaaaacaaaacctcctaaaatcccgtgccattttcaaagtatgccaacttctctgggacagagggagtactatttttcttattttcaagattttaattactctctcagtctaattaaaaatcaaaacaaacacagaaatttaatatttaaggAATAAGATTACTTACCAGACAGAATCTTGACAGGTAAATATGGCCTAAGTTATTTGTTTAAGTAGGTTAGTagttcaaattattttattattactattattctgattatgttttattaatCCTTATTAGTATATCACAGTACTGTAATATTTACCTAAGTTATTTGTTTAAGTAGGTTAGTagttcaaattattttattattactattattctgattatgttttattaatCCTTATTAGTATATCACAGTActgtaatattatttgttattctacaaatattattgttattactCCTAGCTTgactacataaaatcaaatcaatgaaCCACATTAATTATCTGTCAATTAATTAGATTGTGcttctcaaaattttgagagatTTGCATTAACAAGCTAAACATATGAATTATTAATATCATGTTCATGGTAACAAATAATGTTTGAGATTATGTGTAAGAGGTGCTAGGGAAGTTGTAAGGAGTTACAATACTCACAATTTGTAAGCGTGTGGAGCATAGAACCATTAATCGAAATCTGGACGAtctacatagtgtttaaggtGATCGTCAAATTTAACTACCCAATATTTCGacatttttcctcttttaaaAGTGGTTTGTGTTTTGTACCACAATCACTGCTAATcctatttcaaaattcaacgTTGCCTCCATCATAAATCAAATTACCTAGGTAAAGTTCGTGTCTTTTTTATGCACACCCatcttcattaatttttgCACTACTATATTCATTCACACAAGCTACATCAAGCTAGAAAActaaagaaatttaataaaccctaaaccctaatcaCATGATATTCATTAGCCAGCTAaccaaaataatcaacacATTTACAAGAATAAGGAATAATTATATCCATTATAGTGAATACACAATCATCAGATTAGAAAACACAATCAAAATGGAATCAAATGGCTCAAAATCTCCAACAAAGCTGTATAAGTACCAACTAGAAGCACAATAATACCAATCACTATAATCCCACACAACACAATCAACTCGCTCCCGATTCTAACATAGATCCCCGAGATCTTCATATAGCACAAGCAAGGCAGTATGATTGAGGCCGTGACGCTCAGAAACGCCCCCACCAGTGACATTAGATACCCGAAGAAAGGCACAACCAAGGCCACAAATATCGTGCTCGCCACCAATGCAGTCCTAATCAATATGCTCCACCGTCTACTACGCCCCACCAAGAATCGCCTCTCGAGAGTTTTCACAATTGGACACACCATCAAAGCATACTTAGCCAATGGATTGACCAACGTAGTATAGATGGCTACTTTGGAACTGACCAGGTTAGTAGGGAGATTCAATGTCACCTGAGACTGCACCTTTGACCCGAACATCAGATACCCTAGGACAGCCATCGAACCATAGCTCATGGTGCAATAAAGGAAGCATACGAGCAAAACCTGCAACCATCATATATGTCAAGATCAATGACAAAAGTACTACCGTTGTTGGCGCCAAAACTAACTGTTTCATAACCTAACCTTAGAAAATTGCTTTTGGTTTCTCATGGAAGTGTACAACGTTGGAAAAACCGGATGTGCGCAGTAACAGAACGCATATAGGCTAATCGCGGTAGGGATTCCTCTGCTCTGAAACATAGTGCCCTGCTCCTGAAATCCGATGCCATCAAAAACAGCAGACCACAGAACAGAAGCGATGAGCAAAAAGGAAGCGACTACTCCAGTGGCAGATATGTAAGAAAGAATGGCCATGTTGTCCAGCCACACAGTAGGTAGCACTATGAGTCCAATGATGAGAACGAAGGCTTGCTTCCCGGTTACAAAATCTCCTCCAAAGGCCggaaataaattttgtagaTTATCGCCCTCAAGAATCACAAAACCGGTTGCCACAAGATACAACTCCATGTTCATTGTTACTGCTACGAACATCCTCCCAGTCGACCCAAATGCTCGCTCCCCTATATCGGGATAGCTTCGAATGCTTGTGTCCAAGTCCATGCATCTTTTGATGAGTAGAGATGTGTAGTAGGCGCAGCCGGCGATTAGGAAGAGCAGTAACAAGCTCAGCCATCCGCCTGATGATAGGGCATAAGGAACTGAGAGTATTCCTACGcctgaaaattaaaagtcaGGTCAAAATTCGTAAAATCGGATGGACATTTGCGattttaaatagtactccgtCCCTACCCGATTAAATGAATCACTTTGATTCGTCACTggttataataatttatttgactttgtgataaaaatgatcgaaaaaaatagtgaaatgtgtgacccatttttatatagttttatactacatccgttccttcatagttgagtcatttttgcATTTCAGGAaattccctcatagttgagtcatttccatatatagtaacgttttcctctttcttactttactctctcatactttattctctctactttattcactttttactttattctctctatcttttttctatttcttacttttatatctatttatttaacacatccaagattcatttcttaaatttcgtgtcgaaaagttccgcctcaactataaagaaacggagggaataataaaatatgatagtactccctccgtttcgccatagttgaggcgaaacttttcggtacggagttttagaaatgaatattgggtgtgttaaataaatagataaaaaagtaagagaggtgaaaaggtagagagaataaagtataaagtgaataaagtagagagaataaagtaagagagagaaaagtaagaaagagaaaaaggtatatagaaatgactcaactatgaagaaacttcctgaaatagaaaaatgactcaattatataaaaacggaggaagtaataaattagtgaaacGTGACATTcacttactaaaaatgaagaaaaaaaaagtcagtGGATCATTTAATTGACGCTATAAACTTACAAAATGGGTAAAGTAATCATGAAGagatgtatatattttataattaaattacagaCATACTATTgttcaataaaatttggatattatgaattttggcCCAGAGTACATCAGTATATTGGCATCTAGCTCAGAAAAATTAGAACAAATGAATACGAACAGAATATAGacctgaaaaatatttttccaattcTAAAAGATCATCAAACTATTGTTATTTTGCTTGTCTTGGAAAAATCACCAAACTATTGCCCCACCAAGATTTTTTTTGCCTCCATAGATCaactatattttgaataaagcCCAAAGGACATTATGTAACCCAGACTATGTGATGGAATAAACTTGGCATGTGATCACATTCCACGTTTGTTATGCCTAATGGTAATGTGACCAGTCCACTCAGTGTCGGTGCCCCATTCTCTATTTTATCCTATTTAATGGTTGATTGTCTAATGCATATAAGCATTACCAGACTATAGATAGAGCAACATAGACCaagttaatataattaatgcttcttttttaatttacaaatgCCTCTCTCTTTTTTAGTTGATTGACTCTTTATTAGTAACTTTTTATTCCCATTTAATAACCGAGATCATGGAAGTACACCAAAAAAACTAACTACCAAttgttaaaatattagtactgtCTTAAGcttttaaacaaaaacaataagCATTAACCAAATCGGAGTTATTCTAATTTCTTCACCAATCAATTCGATCTGAAActgataatttaaaatttaaatgattaacAGAGGAAGTATAACTTTAAAGTGTGTCAAGTAGTATGGAACAGAGAAAACAGTGTggaacagaggaagtataaCTTTAATCTCAATACAAGATCATAAGACCATGTTTATTGGTGGAGACAGCTACATTTTTTTCATAGATATCGCACTATATTATCATACTTTTTTTGAACTAAAATACTTCCAAATCCAAAACTATAAGATCTactatttgtttatatttttttcatgagagagaaaatcgACACTTCAGCTGCACTtgataaattcatttttgttgcATTCCTCcaagagaaataaatgaactTACTCATGGAAAAAGAGAATACTCCATAAATAATTCTTATAGCGTGtaagatattttaattcaaaaaaatgcaaatgtTATTCCAATAGTATTATACCAATGTTAAGTTGACGTTTCCTAGTATTCTAAGAAATAGAAACCACAGATGGTATTAATGcaatatctaaaaataataatattctctcataaatattatgattgtcaTGACAAAGAAATATAATGTTATGTATGACACACAGCACACCCATCGTACTCAAATGGATAAATGAAAGGTTGGAGATAAGAATGTCTACCTAATCCATGTAGTATTTCATAATGGGGCTTAACCGGACAGAGTTAGTTGTATACTTTCGAAATTAAAGGACATATTCAAGAGTCAAGACTCAAATGTTGAAGCTACAAAACTGGTTCATCCCAAACTTTTTAAAAGCCAAAAagtaaattatgaaaatatgaattttctcgACTATCCTTTCCTTTTGCGGCACATTACATGTTGGAATTGTAGTCAATTTAAAGTACGTTGGTTTCAAACTTAATtagctatttttattttgtccaGTGCCGTTTTACCAACTTGTTTTAAACTAATTGTCTGTCACATCAACATGCAATTAGTGGGAAATACGCTGAAAATGGAAGGATGggaaagttgaaaaaaaatctaattttcgtgatttattttgaaaagtagGTGATTATCAAGAATTTGACAATTATTAGAAATTGACCATTCGCTCCTTAAAATGTCTCATAATAGGGGTTATCCTAAGCCAATGTGAAAtagaatttaagaattttaatacGTTCCCAACACATGTGGGCCTCATAATGAACATTAGACTTCCACACATGGGTTGGACAAGAGAAAAGACAAGAGAACCATCATCAATATAGCCCCAAATGAACTTCAGACATTAACTCATGAGATAGAAGATAAACAGATTCATTATCGACTTGGCCACTTTAATACCACATTGCAAATGAATAACTTATTCCCTTAAAAGGGCCAGTAAGAGGGACGAGTTATCCACATTTGTATAGACAAGACAAGATCATCACCAATTCGATGTGGAACGAAATTTAGAGATTTTTAACACGCCTCCGCACATGTGGGCCGGAGTGAACATCAGACTTCCATACGTAGTTAGACAAGACAAGAGATAATAAAAACACCATTATCGATATGGCCAGAAATAAACATCGGACTTCCACTCAAGAGGTAGTTAAGACATAAAGAGA is drawn from Salvia hispanica cultivar TCC Black 2014 chromosome 6, UniMelb_Shisp_WGS_1.0, whole genome shotgun sequence and contains these coding sequences:
- the LOC125193537 gene encoding amino acid transporter AVT1J-like, which codes for MKAAVDGDDDLSIGIPLLADNGEADSAHQHQLGHHNSGLGSTSFFKTCFNGVNALSGVGILSVPYALSSGGWLSLLLLFLIAGCAYYTSLLIKRCMDLDTSIRSYPDIGERAFGSTGRMFVAVTMNMELYLVATGFVILEGDNLQNLFPAFGGDFVTGKQAFVLIIGLIVLPTVWLDNMAILSYISATGVVASFLLIASVLWSAVFDGIGFQEQGTMFQSRGIPTAISLYAFCYCAHPVFPTLYTSMRNQKQFSKVLLVCFLYCTMSYGSMAVLGYLMFGSKVQSQVTLNLPTNLVSSKVAIYTTLVNPLAKYALMVCPIVKTLERRFLVGRSRRWSILIRTALVASTIFVALVVPFFGYLMSLVGAFLSVTASIILPCLCYMKISGIYVRIGSELIVLCGIIVIGIIVLLVGTYTALLEILSHLIPF